One segment of Anatilimnocola aggregata DNA contains the following:
- a CDS encoding universal stress protein, which translates to MTTSEIGYKQILVATDFSPHADAALKQAVWLARQTGAGIVLAHTLPDLRRAVHSSSYKARLDLLYGEGDLFQREIRQESDTKMRRSIVNLNAMDLDVKFETLLGEPFVEITHAVQQEGYDLVLAGTRGLAAWEQFFVGSTAKLLIRKCPASVWIAKEEHDGPPKVVLASTDFSEVSFKAVKQALWVAQQAEAEFHLLHVVDSMDVPEDVISKIPEGSSLRNEINAEAQKRLESFVDSVATDRSRIRLHLDWGTPWKDICRTARNVRADLIALGTVGRSGINGLLLGNTAEKVLNTCDCSVLTVKPDSFVSPIAPACWPLHPEPLA; encoded by the coding sequence ATGACCACTTCTGAGATCGGTTATAAGCAGATTCTCGTCGCAACGGATTTCTCGCCACATGCCGACGCGGCGCTCAAGCAGGCCGTGTGGCTTGCAAGACAGACCGGCGCTGGCATCGTGTTAGCGCATACGTTGCCGGACTTACGGCGGGCAGTGCATTCGTCGTCGTATAAGGCACGTCTGGATTTGCTGTATGGCGAAGGCGATCTATTCCAGCGTGAAATTCGCCAGGAGTCCGACACGAAGATGCGCCGGTCGATTGTGAATCTGAATGCGATGGATCTCGACGTGAAGTTTGAGACGCTCTTGGGCGAACCGTTCGTCGAGATCACCCATGCTGTGCAACAGGAAGGCTACGATCTCGTGCTTGCCGGCACGCGGGGTTTGGCCGCATGGGAGCAATTCTTTGTGGGAAGCACTGCCAAGCTGCTTATTCGGAAGTGCCCAGCGAGTGTGTGGATCGCGAAGGAAGAGCATGACGGCCCGCCGAAAGTTGTGTTGGCGTCGACCGACTTCTCCGAGGTGAGCTTCAAAGCTGTAAAGCAGGCGCTTTGGGTAGCCCAGCAGGCGGAGGCCGAATTCCACCTGCTGCACGTCGTTGATTCAATGGATGTACCCGAAGACGTCATCTCAAAGATTCCAGAGGGGAGTTCGCTTCGAAATGAAATCAATGCGGAAGCTCAAAAGCGGCTTGAGTCGTTCGTCGATTCGGTGGCGACCGATCGTAGTCGCATTCGCCTTCACTTGGATTGGGGAACGCCCTGGAAAGACATTTGCCGAACTGCTCGGAACGTGCGCGCCGACCTGATTGCGTTGGGGACAGTCGGCCGGAGCGGCATCAATGGGTTATTGCTCGGCAATACGGCGGAAAAGGTGCTTAACACTTGCGATTGCAGCGTTCTGACCGTCAAGCCCGATAGTTTTGTGTCGCCGATCGCTCCTGCGTGTTGGCCATTACATCCTGAACCCCTTGCCTAA
- a CDS encoding universal stress protein has product MLKRILVGLGGTEYTVSAINQAVALAMAHDAEVTGVSIIDEGRLTYSGPVPIGGGHYAHELANDRLEKAKERGEWAEHEFTEACRAAGVRHQVLHEVGEPFTLLIDQARYHDLMIFGLRSLFEFDLVPDPHNALVRLVQAGVRPLLAVSKGFYPVKKVLIAYSGSMESAKAMKRFVQMRLWPEAKLRIVTFEHAAEKAEQLVRDAAEYCRAHGFEPEEAFVPDSARAHLLPYAEEWGADLTVVGNSAKNLLLRRIFGETALHAIQNASRPLFLAQ; this is encoded by the coding sequence ATGCTCAAACGCATTCTCGTGGGCCTTGGCGGCACGGAGTATACCGTGTCCGCGATCAACCAAGCCGTCGCGCTAGCGATGGCGCACGATGCCGAAGTGACCGGCGTCAGTATCATCGACGAAGGCCGCCTGACCTATTCTGGACCAGTCCCGATTGGTGGTGGTCATTACGCTCACGAACTCGCCAACGACCGCCTAGAGAAAGCAAAGGAACGCGGTGAGTGGGCCGAGCACGAGTTCACTGAAGCGTGCCGAGCGGCCGGCGTGCGGCATCAAGTGTTGCATGAGGTCGGTGAACCGTTCACGCTGCTGATTGATCAGGCACGTTACCACGACCTGATGATCTTCGGCCTGCGGAGTCTGTTCGAGTTTGATCTCGTCCCCGATCCACACAACGCCCTGGTGCGACTGGTGCAAGCGGGTGTCCGCCCACTTCTCGCCGTCTCGAAGGGTTTCTATCCGGTGAAGAAGGTGCTGATCGCCTACAGCGGCTCAATGGAGTCCGCCAAAGCCATGAAGCGGTTTGTGCAGATGCGACTGTGGCCCGAGGCCAAACTACGGATCGTGACCTTTGAGCACGCAGCCGAAAAGGCGGAGCAACTCGTGCGCGACGCGGCGGAGTACTGCCGAGCACACGGATTTGAACCGGAGGAAGCATTCGTTCCTGACTCCGCGAGGGCCCATCTGCTTCCCTATGCAGAAGAGTGGGGGGCGGACCTGACGGTTGTGGGCAATAGTGCGAAGAACCTGCTGTTGCGACGCATCTTTGGTGAGACCGCCTTGCACGCGATCCAGAACGCGAGCCGGCCGTTGTTTCTGGCGCAGTAG
- a CDS encoding TolC family protein, translating to MTRMSDIFLVLSLICAGGCQVFKDGAANEILEMSKSPAEKSNPKNTPVETVAQATQSDATPQELPPPKQDDLPREAIPPERNQLVAPNLSPEATPRQRLDAIVPSFSQDQTLAPPLLQLERVKTSVVEKFPLIQSVMEEARIAAGKQQSARGVFDVKLVAESLNMPQGYYKNYRHAVKAEQATWMGGAIYGQYRIGNGDFQPWYGERETNDGGEFKLGLAAPLLRGRAIDERRAEIARADLQAAVVTPQVERQILESVQIAAYVYWSWVAAGQAYLVTQELLDVAEERDRAIRRQVELGNLPQTELQQNERLIASRQAKLIEANRKLQSSAIKLSLFLRDDAGDPILPSTRELPTRFPEPTDPSGFDLDSDISRAVDQRPELRELTVIREIVAVDLQQSENELLPNLTAVMEASKDVGGPASTKGDKTPFELEAGLLFDVPLQRNKAYGKIQSAQGKLSQLSLKREFTVNKIVSEVQDAHSAMIAAYERIGRTRQSVELARKLVKAEYRSFELGNSDVLRIAIQESAELDARYLEIEALLDYFQALAQYEAAVAIP from the coding sequence ATGACACGGATGTCGGATATTTTCCTGGTCTTGAGCCTGATCTGTGCGGGCGGCTGCCAGGTGTTTAAGGACGGCGCGGCAAATGAAATCCTGGAGATGAGCAAGAGCCCCGCAGAGAAATCCAATCCGAAAAACACGCCGGTTGAGACCGTGGCTCAAGCGACCCAGTCCGACGCTACCCCCCAGGAACTTCCGCCTCCCAAGCAAGACGACCTGCCCCGGGAGGCGATTCCGCCGGAGCGGAACCAACTCGTCGCCCCCAACTTGAGCCCCGAGGCGACACCTCGCCAGCGGCTCGACGCGATTGTCCCCAGCTTTAGCCAAGATCAAACACTTGCACCCCCGCTGCTGCAACTGGAGCGGGTGAAGACTTCGGTCGTGGAGAAGTTCCCTCTGATTCAGAGTGTCATGGAGGAGGCGCGGATCGCGGCTGGCAAACAGCAGTCGGCACGGGGCGTTTTCGACGTAAAGTTGGTTGCCGAATCGCTGAACATGCCGCAGGGCTATTACAAGAACTATCGGCACGCGGTGAAGGCAGAACAAGCGACATGGATGGGCGGAGCGATCTATGGACAGTACCGCATCGGCAATGGCGATTTTCAGCCCTGGTACGGCGAACGCGAAACAAACGATGGAGGTGAGTTCAAATTGGGCCTGGCCGCTCCGCTCTTGCGCGGACGAGCCATTGATGAACGGCGAGCCGAGATAGCTCGCGCCGATCTCCAAGCCGCCGTGGTTACTCCGCAAGTTGAACGGCAGATTCTCGAATCTGTGCAGATTGCGGCCTATGTCTATTGGTCCTGGGTAGCTGCCGGACAAGCGTATCTCGTGACTCAGGAATTGCTCGATGTCGCGGAGGAGCGTGACCGGGCGATACGCCGACAGGTGGAACTCGGCAATCTTCCTCAAACGGAACTGCAACAAAACGAGCGTTTGATCGCATCGCGGCAAGCCAAGTTGATCGAAGCCAACCGTAAGCTGCAGAGCTCGGCGATTAAACTTTCGCTGTTCCTCCGAGATGATGCCGGCGATCCCATCCTTCCCTCGACCCGCGAACTTCCCACTCGATTTCCGGAGCCAACCGATCCGAGCGGTTTTGATTTGGACTCCGACATCAGCCGAGCCGTTGATCAACGTCCCGAACTACGGGAATTAACAGTCATCCGAGAGATCGTCGCCGTCGACTTGCAACAATCCGAAAATGAACTGCTGCCCAACTTGACCGCTGTCATGGAAGCTTCCAAGGACGTCGGCGGCCCGGCCAGCACCAAAGGAGACAAAACCCCTTTTGAGCTAGAAGCCGGGCTTCTTTTCGATGTTCCGCTGCAAAGGAACAAAGCTTACGGCAAGATTCAATCTGCCCAGGGAAAACTGTCGCAGTTGTCGCTCAAGCGAGAATTCACTGTCAATAAGATTGTCTCCGAAGTTCAAGACGCCCACTCCGCCATGATTGCAGCCTACGAGCGGATTGGGCGGACCCGTCAAAGCGTGGAGCTGGCTCGGAAACTGGTCAAAGCCGAGTACCGAAGCTTCGAACTCGGTAACAGTGATGTGTTACGAATCGCGATCCAGGAAAGCGCCGAGCTCGACGCACGCTACCTCGAAATCGAAGCTCTTCTCGACTATTTCCAAGCCCTTGCACAGTATGAGGCTGCCGTAGCAATCCCCTAG
- a CDS encoding transposase, translating into MKLNGTEEGSHPIGELATKVPNVLAHSTLPRLRTVFADGGYAGQLVDWFWDSVRWNLEIVKPTAAAGFQLLPKRWIVERTFAWLSQYRRHSRDYE; encoded by the coding sequence GTGAAACTCAACGGGACAGAGGAGGGTAGCCATCCGATTGGCGAACTCGCGACGAAAGTCCCAAATGTCTTGGCGCACAGCACGCTTCCTCGCTTGCGAACCGTGTTCGCCGACGGCGGCTACGCAGGCCAGCTGGTCGACTGGTTTTGGGATTCGGTCCGTTGGAACTTGGAAATCGTAAAGCCAACCGCTGCGGCCGGATTTCAACTTCTCCCCAAACGCTGGATCGTCGAACGTACCTTCGCTTGGCTGAGCCAATATCGTCGCCACAGCCGCGACTACGAATAG
- a CDS encoding HlyD family secretion protein has product MLFLPWQQTSRGAGRVIAYHPTERPQTVEAPVYGRVARWGENIVEGAMVTKGQLILEIDDNDAERAFRLNQQVTATEQKLSFAVEKVKSYFSQIEEYRQSRTLITESYQQLLAVAEQKIQAAEADLSAAKTAEWQLELDHQRQSTLAKEGIVGNLKAQEAQTKYEQAVAKRRAAENYVAASKSEQKAKQAEGEAKTREATTKIQEAEAKHQQAQGEEALSRKELAEIQGKTAQFGRRQVTAPRDGILYRIHVSDYAQMLKEGDPLFTIVPETSEQAVELWINGNDVPLVRLQREVRLQFEGWPAVQFAGWPSVAVGTFGGEVIAIDATDDGKGKFRVLVRPTTEHPWPDEQFLRQGARANGWILLNEVSLGYELWRQLNGFPPVISTDEPKSAGGDKDKQKVKLPK; this is encoded by the coding sequence ATGCTCTTTCTGCCGTGGCAGCAAACGTCACGCGGCGCGGGCCGAGTCATCGCCTACCATCCGACCGAACGTCCCCAAACCGTCGAAGCACCCGTCTATGGGCGTGTCGCCCGTTGGGGCGAGAACATCGTCGAAGGGGCGATGGTTACCAAAGGCCAGCTAATCTTAGAAATCGATGACAATGATGCTGAACGGGCATTTCGACTCAATCAGCAAGTGACCGCGACCGAGCAGAAGCTTTCGTTTGCCGTCGAGAAGGTCAAGTCATATTTCTCGCAGATTGAAGAGTATCGCCAGTCCCGTACTCTGATTACCGAGTCGTATCAGCAGTTGCTCGCTGTTGCGGAGCAGAAAATTCAAGCTGCCGAAGCAGATTTATCTGCGGCCAAAACAGCTGAGTGGCAGCTTGAACTCGATCATCAGCGGCAGAGTACGCTCGCCAAGGAGGGGATCGTCGGCAACTTGAAAGCACAAGAGGCCCAGACCAAATACGAACAGGCAGTCGCGAAACGGCGGGCCGCGGAAAACTACGTCGCTGCTAGCAAAAGCGAGCAGAAGGCCAAGCAAGCCGAGGGTGAAGCGAAGACGCGCGAAGCGACGACTAAAATTCAAGAAGCCGAGGCTAAACATCAGCAGGCCCAAGGTGAAGAAGCACTTTCGCGGAAAGAACTCGCCGAAATCCAGGGAAAAACAGCCCAATTTGGTCGTCGGCAAGTAACTGCCCCACGCGATGGGATCCTCTATCGCATCCATGTTTCCGACTACGCGCAAATGCTGAAGGAAGGTGATCCCCTCTTCACCATTGTCCCCGAAACATCGGAACAGGCAGTCGAACTATGGATCAATGGCAACGACGTACCGCTCGTCCGCCTTCAGCGCGAGGTCCGCCTGCAGTTCGAGGGCTGGCCAGCAGTGCAATTTGCTGGGTGGCCGAGCGTGGCTGTGGGAACGTTTGGGGGTGAAGTTATTGCCATTGATGCAACCGATGACGGCAAAGGAAAATTCAGGGTCCTGGTCCGGCCTACGACCGAACACCCTTGGCCGGACGAGCAATTTCTGCGACAAGGGGCCCGTGCCAACGGCTGGATTTTGCTCAACGAGGTCTCGCTGGGGTACGAACTGTGGCGGCAACTAAACGGCTTTCCGCCCGTTATTTCCACCGATGAGCCCAAGTCTGCAGGCGGGGATAAAGACAAGCAGAAAGTGAAGCTGCCGAAATGA